A section of the Desulfuribacillus stibiiarsenatis genome encodes:
- a CDS encoding Lrp/AsnC family transcriptional regulator has protein sequence MTEIHLQIAQLIRDNSKITHNEIAKMLDLEEQKVTELVREMEENGTIVKYTAMINWEKVSSEQVIAMIDVKVAPKRGQGFDALAERIYRFPEVQSVYLMSGSYDLSVVVEGDNLKQVAEFVRSRLAPLEDVVSTTTHFILKKYKENGVIFDNSKNDERLVVSP, from the coding sequence ATGACTGAGATTCATTTACAAATTGCACAATTAATTCGCGATAATAGTAAGATTACCCATAACGAAATAGCAAAAATGCTTGATTTAGAGGAACAAAAAGTAACAGAGCTAGTCCGTGAGATGGAAGAGAACGGTACAATCGTTAAGTATACAGCGATGATTAACTGGGAAAAAGTATCTTCTGAGCAAGTGATTGCAATGATTGATGTAAAAGTAGCGCCCAAAAGAGGGCAGGGATTTGATGCTTTAGCTGAACGCATCTATAGATTTCCTGAAGTACAATCAGTGTATTTAATGTCTGGAAGTTATGATCTTTCTGTAGTCGTCGAAGGGGATAACTTGAAACAAGTTGCTGAATTTGTTCGTTCTAGGTTAGCTCCATTAGAGGATGTTGTATCTACTACCACTCACTTTATCTTGAAGAAGTATAAAGAAAATGGAGTAATTTTTGATAACTCCAAAAATGATGAGCGTTTGGTGGTTTCGCCATGA
- a CDS encoding aminotransferase class I/II-fold pyridoxal phosphate-dependent enzyme — translation MNIQDKLSPTAKEIPPSGIRKFFDLVVATEGVISLGVGEPDFITPWHIRESSIHSLEKGITSYTSNAGLLELREEISKYLETGFSLKYSPQNELMVTVGASEAIDIALRALVSSGDEVLVVEPAYVSYSPCVILAGGTPVSVPTFQKDDFKLMPDALESKITAKTKAIIMCFPNNPTGAIMEKEDLEKIAKIIDKHDLIVISDEVYAELTYGKRHVSIASLPGMKDRTINIGGLSKSFAMTGWRIGYVAAHPEIIGAMLKIHQYTILCAPIMGQVAALEAMKNGHNEMKKMIEQYDQRRRLIVKGFQEMGLSCHTPKGAFYAFPSIQATGYDDHVFAEELLKETKVAVVPGSVFGEGGKGFIRCSYATSYSKISEALERIEKFVTPRLNGTCDKVI, via the coding sequence ATGAACATACAAGACAAATTATCACCAACAGCAAAAGAAATTCCTCCTTCCGGCATAAGGAAGTTTTTTGATTTAGTAGTAGCTACTGAAGGTGTCATATCGCTAGGTGTCGGAGAACCAGATTTCATCACGCCATGGCATATTCGTGAGAGCTCCATTCATTCGTTAGAGAAAGGTATTACATCTTATACATCGAATGCTGGTTTGTTAGAACTACGAGAAGAAATTAGTAAGTATTTAGAAACGGGTTTTTCACTTAAGTATTCACCGCAAAATGAACTAATGGTTACTGTCGGGGCTAGTGAAGCCATAGATATTGCATTACGTGCATTAGTTTCTTCTGGCGATGAAGTATTGGTTGTTGAACCTGCGTATGTTTCCTATTCCCCTTGTGTCATCCTTGCTGGAGGAACCCCAGTATCTGTGCCAACATTTCAAAAAGATGATTTCAAATTAATGCCGGACGCACTGGAATCTAAAATTACAGCGAAGACGAAAGCAATTATCATGTGTTTTCCTAATAATCCTACTGGAGCAATTATGGAAAAAGAAGATCTTGAAAAAATAGCAAAGATTATCGATAAACATGACCTCATCGTAATATCAGATGAGGTATATGCAGAATTGACTTATGGCAAACGCCATGTAAGTATAGCGAGTCTTCCAGGTATGAAAGATCGAACAATTAATATAGGCGGACTATCTAAATCTTTTGCTATGACTGGCTGGAGAATTGGATACGTGGCAGCTCACCCAGAAATTATTGGAGCGATGTTGAAAATCCATCAATATACGATTTTATGTGCTCCTATCATGGGTCAAGTCGCAGCTTTAGAAGCAATGAAAAATGGTCATAATGAGATGAAAAAAATGATAGAGCAGTATGACCAAAGAAGGCGATTGATTGTTAAGGGATTTCAGGAGATGGGGCTTTCATGTCATACTCCAAAAGGTGCATTTTATGCGTTCCCATCGATTCAAGCAACAGGGTATGATGACCACGTGTTCGCAGAAGAATTATTAAAAGAAACAAAGGTCGCAGTAGTGCCGGGATCGGTATTTGGTGAAGGTGGTAAAGGCTTTATTCGTTGTTCGTATGCAACGTCGTACTCAAAAATCTCAGAGGCTTTAGAACGAATCGAGAAATTTGTTACACCACGACTTAATGGGACTTGTGACAAGGTCATCTAA